In the genome of Desulfobaccales bacterium, one region contains:
- a CDS encoding glycosyltransferase family 1 protein — translation MKILLDFTSRAAGGGVTFLNNFIPNLAKLRTDHLFYLFTPAPLSYSLPANFTVIPVQARFPYEIWKILWYQITIKNFILKENIDLFYGSTGISPLTLTCPSILTLQNLWPFLSNEAALPIKILKYLRKKYINKSSQLATLIHFASFSAFQEHIRLGLNIDQKKAKIIHFGIGNIFFKIHDSLFLEEYLRTINLHNKEFILFVGNIFRHKNIIDLIKAYSIMKDKIKGSIPYLVIAGRLMEDDYMNELNLLVEKLLIKDYVIFLGEINYDNLPLIYRSAKLFVFPSVLETFGFPMIEAMACQVPLIASDIPIAHELCGEASLYFPPNDPEKLASLMLNVMQDNDLRKSLVEKGVNIAKTFTWEDTALKMLTLFSEAYSKKHAE, via the coding sequence ATGAAAATATTATTAGATTTCACTTCAAGAGCTGCAGGCGGAGGCGTAACCTTCTTAAATAATTTTATCCCCAACCTGGCTAAATTGAGAACTGATCATCTTTTCTATTTATTTACGCCTGCACCGTTATCCTATAGTTTGCCCGCTAATTTTACAGTAATCCCAGTTCAAGCAAGGTTTCCTTATGAAATATGGAAAATACTCTGGTATCAGATCACAATTAAAAATTTTATACTTAAAGAAAATATTGATTTGTTCTATGGATCTACCGGTATTAGCCCACTAACATTAACGTGCCCCAGTATCTTAACGCTGCAAAATTTATGGCCCTTCCTCTCAAATGAAGCTGCCTTACCCATAAAAATTTTGAAATACTTAAGAAAAAAATATATTAATAAATCATCACAACTAGCAACTTTAATCCACTTTGCATCTTTTTCAGCTTTCCAAGAACATATCCGTCTTGGCTTAAACATCGATCAAAAAAAGGCAAAGATTATTCACTTTGGCATAGGAAATATTTTCTTTAAAATCCATGATTCCCTATTTTTAGAAGAGTACCTAAGAACAATAAATTTGCATAATAAAGAATTTATATTATTCGTAGGAAATATTTTCAGACATAAAAATATTATCGACCTGATTAAAGCTTATAGTATTATGAAGGATAAAATTAAAGGAAGCATTCCTTATTTAGTGATTGCTGGCAGATTAATGGAAGATGATTATATGAATGAATTAAATTTATTAGTCGAAAAGTTATTAATTAAAGACTATGTAATTTTCTTAGGAGAAATTAATTACGATAATTTACCATTAATATACAGGTCAGCTAAACTTTTTGTTTTTCCATCGGTCTTAGAAACTTTCGGGTTCCCGATGATTGAAGCCATGGCTTGTCAGGTTCCTCTTATAGCCTCAGATATTCCAATCGCCCATGAATTATGTGGAGAAGCCTCACTCTATTTTCCGCCGAATGATCCTGAGAAACTAGCCTCGTTGATGCTTAATGTAATGCAAGATAACGATCTAAGAAAATCTCTTGTGGAAAAAGGGGTAAACATTGCCAAGACTTTTACGTGGGAAGATACGGCTCTGAAGATGCTAACGCTATTTTCGGAAGCCTACTCAAAGAAGCATGCTGAATAG